One genomic region from Chthonomonas calidirosea T49 encodes:
- a CDS encoding tetratricopeptide repeat protein translates to MKRSKIRVETEEHKRIVEQKRLRFLLGLLAFVILLGIVSLPWQIRIRRHLALLHQQELQRQALQRAQEQMNLALQQAAQEVQLHPNDPAAHARYAALLEQQGRFSEAEEQWQKAVLLDPKDTNLHVAYAACLDGNGKEDVAMLEYERALRLDPNNLRAALGLALRYITLGWNQNALALLKRQLKAHGDSSKLHETLAMAYFQLTRLSEAERELLKAQQLDPHDPSIFGPLAEVYWTANNPQKALVTLDQAIAQVSDPTPLLLERAKIYNTIGQPDKALLDAETVLRQDPHNLEALFQKGRALQFKGDLRGAIRAWQLVYDSAPDMDNVGLLLGRALIALGRRAAGRELVQESLQRMRDADEWQSLGRQIMNAPNSVPLHLRLAQYYLRIGNLPRAIIEFRAVCQLDPHNAAGREGLKIALQKAGRPLTELSLATTPSH, encoded by the coding sequence GTGAAACGATCGAAGATTAGAGTGGAAACAGAGGAACACAAAAGGATAGTAGAGCAGAAAAGACTCCGATTCTTATTGGGGCTATTGGCATTTGTCATTCTATTGGGCATTGTAAGCCTCCCGTGGCAGATTCGCATTCGCCGCCATCTCGCGCTTTTGCACCAACAAGAGTTGCAACGGCAGGCGCTGCAGCGCGCTCAGGAGCAGATGAATTTAGCCCTTCAACAGGCAGCGCAGGAGGTACAGCTACATCCGAACGACCCTGCAGCCCACGCTCGCTACGCCGCTTTACTGGAGCAGCAGGGCCGCTTTTCAGAGGCCGAAGAGCAGTGGCAAAAGGCGGTGCTGCTTGACCCTAAAGACACCAACCTGCACGTGGCCTACGCTGCTTGTCTGGATGGAAACGGGAAAGAGGATGTGGCCATGCTCGAGTATGAACGCGCCCTGCGTCTCGACCCCAACAACTTGCGCGCAGCCCTTGGGTTGGCGCTCCGCTACATCACGCTCGGATGGAACCAAAATGCATTGGCGCTGTTGAAGCGTCAATTGAAGGCCCATGGGGATTCCTCCAAACTACATGAAACGCTCGCGATGGCCTATTTTCAGTTGACTCGCTTGAGCGAGGCGGAAAGAGAGCTGTTAAAGGCGCAACAGCTCGATCCGCACGACCCTTCCATTTTTGGCCCATTGGCGGAGGTCTATTGGACTGCCAACAACCCCCAAAAAGCTCTTGTAACCCTCGATCAGGCCATTGCACAGGTGTCCGATCCAACCCCGCTTCTTTTAGAGCGCGCTAAAATCTACAATACCATTGGCCAACCGGATAAGGCTCTGCTGGATGCGGAAACGGTGTTACGCCAAGACCCGCATAATTTAGAGGCGCTCTTCCAGAAAGGGAGAGCGCTGCAGTTTAAGGGGGATTTGCGGGGTGCGATACGCGCTTGGCAGCTCGTCTACGATAGCGCACCAGACATGGACAACGTAGGGTTATTGTTAGGGCGCGCTCTCATCGCATTAGGTAGGCGGGCTGCTGGTAGGGAGTTAGTTCAAGAAAGTTTGCAAAGGATGCGCGATGCTGACGAGTGGCAATCTTTAGGCCGCCAGATTATGAACGCACCCAATTCTGTGCCTCTCCATCTCCGTTTGGCGCAATACTATCTTCGCATCGGCAATCTGCCTCGCGCCATCATCGAGTTTCGAGCGGTTTGTCAGCTCGACCCCCACAATGCTGCCGGAAGAGAGGGGCTAAAGATAGCCCTCCAAAAGGCTGGCCGCCCCTTAACGGAGCTGTCTTTAGCAACAACTCCAAGCCATTAA
- a CDS encoding CsgG/HfaB family protein: MPRWPIFPCGIGLALLCGLFAVALASPPNTVAPTPRADASELIIAVADFSGKDKDFGRFLADTLLTDLAQSPILHMVERDEISRVLTELKLQATGLTEPQVQKVGRLVGANHLIVGSYLQVGNRLILNVRLLNVDTGRVSPGGAANVAGPADDILGLVNRLARLLHLRLTGKDLQLDSDAENRSLQLRTISDSPAIGSDTAIAQGSLSSPSSQPSPSSAVAQPPDDQVVTEGELVRYLQRFGKVSFTMTHPNAAVSRLRTLVAVVRALIPPDQISDMGREVAQLVDGGAIPYWARPYVNTALAQGLWMPSEPLRPQDPATWLFVRTIVSRAPGAPSEADSEPIVAATVPSSALRASAETASPQYTGLLVDARNMPVQRDMSLRILDEDGRLVYPPPEHMPDPDFVDVEGTASYAHTSAETRRAGVHPMRVVALRVQGDDIIISRTDADRILAEDRRDHFLWNWNVCILVDADR; encoded by the coding sequence ATGCCACGGTGGCCTATCTTCCCTTGCGGCATCGGCTTGGCGCTGCTTTGCGGGCTTTTCGCGGTCGCCCTCGCGAGCCCTCCTAATACGGTGGCGCCAACCCCTCGCGCCGATGCGTCCGAACTCATTATTGCCGTAGCCGACTTTTCCGGAAAAGACAAGGATTTCGGCCGCTTCTTGGCCGATACGCTACTGACCGATCTGGCCCAATCCCCCATTCTGCACATGGTGGAGCGGGACGAGATAAGCCGTGTGTTAACGGAGTTAAAACTGCAGGCGACCGGGCTGACCGAGCCGCAAGTTCAAAAGGTTGGGCGACTTGTTGGAGCAAACCATCTTATCGTCGGCAGCTACCTGCAGGTGGGCAATCGCCTCATTTTGAACGTGCGCCTGCTCAACGTGGACACGGGGCGCGTTAGCCCGGGCGGAGCCGCTAACGTGGCCGGCCCTGCAGACGATATTTTGGGGCTCGTGAACCGTTTGGCTCGTCTTTTACACCTGCGCCTTACGGGGAAAGATCTGCAGCTCGACTCCGACGCGGAGAATCGTTCTTTACAGCTACGCACCATATCCGATTCTCCTGCTATCGGATCGGACACAGCGATCGCGCAGGGATCTCTCAGTTCGCCATCGTCTCAGCCGTCTCCCTCCTCTGCAGTGGCGCAGCCTCCCGATGATCAGGTGGTGACCGAGGGGGAGCTGGTGCGCTATCTGCAGCGCTTTGGGAAAGTGTCTTTTACGATGACTCATCCGAACGCTGCGGTTTCGCGTCTTCGCACGCTTGTTGCCGTCGTGCGCGCCCTTATTCCTCCTGACCAGATATCGGACATGGGGCGTGAGGTCGCTCAGCTTGTGGATGGGGGCGCAATCCCCTATTGGGCACGCCCTTACGTGAATACGGCGCTGGCACAAGGGCTTTGGATGCCGAGCGAGCCGTTGCGCCCGCAAGACCCGGCCACGTGGCTTTTTGTGAGGACGATTGTGTCGCGGGCACCAGGAGCTCCTTCAGAGGCGGATTCGGAACCTATTGTGGCTGCCACCGTACCTTCTTCGGCTTTGAGAGCTTCTGCCGAGACGGCATCTCCCCAATACACCGGCTTGTTGGTAGACGCACGCAATATGCCGGTGCAACGGGACATGAGCTTGCGCATTTTGGATGAGGATGGGCGACTGGTCTATCCTCCGCCCGAACACATGCCCGACCCCGATTTTGTGGATGTGGAGGGGACGGCCTCTTACGCCCACACATCGGCCGAAACGCGTCGCGCCGGCGTGCACCCCATGCGGGTGGTTGCACTGCGGGTACAGGGGGATGACATTATTATCTCTCGCACCGATGCCGATCGTATTTTGGCCGAGGATCGGCGCGATCACTTCCTATGGAACTGGAACGTCTGCATCCTTGTGGATGCCGATAGGTAG
- a CDS encoding RNA polymerase sigma factor: MARSLHNRFEGAFDRALQPLYRPLCRYAARRVGTQDAEDVVQEALLAAWNARDDRDVIPPPSEFLAWLRRFVDYACASYLRRRFLHPVETLTEAQEQTIEQRPAPPPLTELLLRYRQELYRLLQTVPLTQRQHFCLSAWLNGQSQFQIAATLRVDPKTVWEHLDAATRKLSRAAKTEQIAILEVYYAEVHRPIYQAPETVGARLAREKLAAYTPHSSPKASRPTAKAKPSSSTKRQDSVQQTKNIPSKRASRR, translated from the coding sequence ATGGCTCGCTCGTTGCACAACCGGTTTGAAGGAGCGTTCGACCGTGCGCTTCAACCGCTCTATCGCCCCCTCTGCCGCTATGCAGCCAGGCGCGTCGGCACACAAGACGCGGAAGACGTTGTCCAAGAAGCGCTTCTCGCCGCTTGGAATGCGCGGGACGACCGCGACGTCATTCCACCCCCCTCCGAATTCCTTGCTTGGCTTCGCCGGTTTGTGGACTACGCCTGTGCCAGTTACCTTCGACGGCGCTTTCTCCATCCCGTCGAAACGCTCACGGAAGCGCAAGAACAGACCATCGAGCAGCGTCCGGCCCCTCCACCCCTTACCGAACTGCTTCTCCGCTATCGTCAAGAGCTTTATCGCCTCCTTCAGACGGTGCCCCTCACCCAACGCCAACACTTTTGCCTCAGCGCTTGGCTTAACGGTCAAAGCCAGTTCCAGATCGCCGCTACCCTTCGGGTTGACCCCAAAACCGTGTGGGAGCACCTCGATGCCGCCACGCGCAAACTTAGCCGTGCGGCAAAAACGGAACAGATCGCCATCCTCGAAGTCTACTATGCCGAGGTTCACCGCCCCATCTACCAAGCCCCTGAAACCGTGGGCGCACGCCTCGCACGCGAAAAACTCGCCGCTTATACCCCCCATTCCTCCCCTAAAGCCTCACGCCCTACCGCAAAAGCCAAGCCCTCTTCCTCTACGAAAAGGCAGGACTCGGTTCAGCAGACGAAGAATATTCCGTCCAAACGAGCATCAAGGAGGTAG
- a CDS encoding archaellin/type IV pilin N-terminal domain-containing protein translates to MNLKEKSVSPVVAAIIILVIIVIAGALIYRYSGPPAHSGMTPEMAQQLKKMFGNGAPGSGGGAQNPYAGHQPAGAPQH, encoded by the coding sequence TTGAACCTGAAAGAAAAATCGGTTTCGCCCGTAGTTGCCGCCATCATTATCCTCGTTATCATTGTCATTGCCGGAGCGCTGATCTATCGCTATTCCGGTCCACCAGCCCACTCTGGGATGACCCCTGAAATGGCGCAGCAACTCAAAAAGATGTTCGGCAATGGGGCTCCTGGTTCTGGCGGTGGCGCACAAAATCCCTACGCTGGCCACCAACCGGCGGGAGCACCGCAACACTAA
- a CDS encoding zinc-dependent alcohol dehydrogenase, with protein MPKEIVTKTGEAFWFREYTLPPLQNDEVRIQVTFAAPKHGTELKAITGSVFDRKRWDKTLRIFLPKEEPTSPPTERTIGNMVVGTVIEVGANVERWKVGDQVFGYGPVREIHQAKETHWHALGTLSPSDAVCTDPAHVAFVAVRDGNIRVGDDVAIFGLGAIGQMAVQVARVAGAHAVFGVDPLAIRRDCAELYGAKATFDPTVCDVGLAIKQATNGCGVDVSVETSGSASALHEAIRCLRQCGTVVHVPWGPQNATDLHLDEEFHLNRPTIVGSQAWEGWGNPDRSYPLWTPQRAFETTIELFRRKLLSGAGVVNPILSFADAPSTLAELFHHPEQTIKVGIQF; from the coding sequence ATGCCCAAAGAGATTGTTACGAAAACCGGTGAAGCCTTTTGGTTCCGCGAGTACACCCTTCCCCCCCTTCAAAACGACGAGGTGCGCATTCAGGTTACTTTCGCCGCCCCTAAACACGGAACTGAACTAAAGGCGATCACCGGCAGCGTTTTTGACCGCAAGCGGTGGGACAAAACGCTGCGCATCTTCCTACCGAAAGAGGAACCTACTTCGCCGCCCACCGAACGCACTATCGGTAATATGGTGGTGGGAACGGTTATCGAGGTGGGAGCCAACGTCGAACGGTGGAAGGTTGGCGACCAGGTGTTCGGATACGGCCCCGTACGCGAAATCCATCAGGCCAAAGAAACCCATTGGCATGCCCTCGGTACCCTCAGCCCAAGCGATGCCGTCTGCACCGATCCGGCGCATGTAGCCTTCGTGGCCGTGCGCGACGGTAACATCCGCGTCGGCGACGATGTGGCTATCTTCGGTTTAGGGGCCATCGGCCAGATGGCCGTACAGGTAGCCAGAGTTGCCGGAGCACATGCCGTTTTTGGCGTAGATCCCCTCGCCATTCGGCGAGACTGCGCCGAGCTTTATGGCGCTAAGGCCACCTTCGACCCCACCGTCTGCGACGTGGGCTTGGCGATTAAACAGGCCACAAACGGTTGCGGTGTCGATGTCTCTGTGGAAACCTCTGGCAGCGCCTCAGCCCTTCACGAGGCCATCCGCTGCCTCCGCCAATGTGGAACCGTTGTGCATGTGCCCTGGGGCCCTCAGAACGCGACCGACCTCCACCTCGACGAAGAGTTTCACCTCAATCGTCCAACTATCGTTGGCAGCCAAGCTTGGGAGGGTTGGGGCAACCCCGATCGCTCTTACCCTCTGTGGACTCCGCAACGCGCTTTTGAAACCACGATAGAGCTATTTCGCCGAAAACTCCTCTCCGGTGCAGGCGTCGTAAACCCCATTCTCTCCTTTGCCGATGCTCCTTCTACCTTGGCCGAACTCTTTCACCACCCGGAACAGACGATCAAAGTCGGCATTCAATTTTGA
- a CDS encoding type II secretion system protein — protein sequence MRSRGFTLIELLVVIAIIAILAAILFPVFAQAREQARTSMCLSNIKQLSLGAQMYTQDYDERFPSWNWPFFCNGGNNGAPRDSAAFWTMAIYPYVKNTGVYQCPDDALRWNDAWATCSDDGGKDDMFAPINPATGKACNFWDGCNPKYVSYAIDESLDGGWPTNTLAGVPTPANWALFADCGSQLADIWVWQQPNAQNANNISARIAFSNQGCCLIWQGSQPASYFLSKYSQSFLDNLTRHHGGENVSFVDGHAKYMRWTNLTWVNLTTGTLPQ from the coding sequence ATGAGATCTCGCGGTTTTACATTGATTGAGCTGCTTGTAGTTATCGCCATTATAGCGATTCTTGCAGCTATCCTGTTCCCCGTGTTCGCACAGGCACGCGAACAGGCCCGTACCAGTATGTGCCTCTCAAACATCAAACAGCTTAGCCTTGGCGCCCAGATGTACACGCAGGACTACGACGAGCGCTTTCCTTCATGGAACTGGCCTTTCTTCTGCAATGGAGGAAATAACGGCGCTCCTCGCGACTCCGCCGCTTTCTGGACGATGGCGATCTACCCCTATGTGAAGAACACCGGGGTCTACCAATGCCCCGACGATGCCCTTCGATGGAACGACGCCTGGGCAACCTGCAGCGATGATGGTGGTAAGGACGATATGTTCGCCCCCATTAACCCAGCAACCGGGAAAGCCTGCAACTTTTGGGATGGCTGTAACCCGAAATATGTCTCCTACGCAATTGACGAATCGCTCGATGGAGGCTGGCCAACCAATACGCTAGCCGGCGTGCCTACTCCTGCCAACTGGGCGCTCTTCGCCGACTGCGGCTCGCAACTGGCCGACATATGGGTGTGGCAACAGCCCAATGCGCAAAATGCCAACAACATCTCGGCTCGCATCGCTTTCTCCAATCAAGGATGCTGTCTTATTTGGCAGGGGAGCCAACCGGCTTCCTATTTCCTCTCAAAGTATAGCCAGTCGTTCCTCGACAACCTCACCCGCCATCATGGGGGCGAGAACGTGAGCTTCGTGGATGGACATGCGAAATACATGCGATGGACGAATCTCACCTGGGTTAATCTAACGACCGGCACGCTGCCACAGTAA
- a CDS encoding response regulator: MAETPLASRTLLVVDDDRQQTDLLRQLISRHGYRVLAVRSAQEALDLIRCSTESIDLVITDITMPDMTGLELAQRLLIERPELPIILVSGIGIESESTDLEGQGFGFETKAQSLPPTSWIDCKNPIEVVNC, translated from the coding sequence ATGGCCGAGACGCCGCTTGCATCACGCACGTTGCTGGTGGTAGATGATGATCGACAACAAACCGATCTCCTCCGGCAACTTATCTCGCGGCACGGCTATCGAGTCCTTGCCGTGAGAAGCGCCCAAGAAGCGCTCGATCTTATCCGATGCTCCACGGAATCGATCGATCTCGTAATTACCGACATCACCATGCCGGATATGACAGGGCTCGAGTTGGCCCAGCGACTTCTCATAGAACGCCCTGAACTGCCCATCATTCTCGTGAGCGGAATAGGGATAGAGAGCGAAAGCACCGACCTTGAGGGACAGGGCTTTGGCTTCGAGACGAAGGCCCAATCGCTGCCCCCAACGTCGTGGATAGACTGCAAAAACCCTATAGAAGTCGTCAACTGCTAA
- a CDS encoding tetratricopeptide repeat protein, protein MKSAPDKKRLRLLLILLVLVAFGGLITLPWQIRIRQQIAQLQRQEKQWQAMQVAHQRATETLQQAALAVNLRPNDPKTHAFYADLLQQQNRFAEADTQWQLAVQLDSRNAGLHAAYADCLTKDRKEDMALLEYERALALDPNNLQAILGLSWLYLKLGWNQDAISLLKHALKAHSNVAQLHVALAIAYSQSLSLIKAEKELLFARQLAPTDPTVLGSLAEVYSLSDKPSKALTALNEAIAHASNPDPLLVQRAKLYNTLGQPDRALQDTDAVLHQEPYNLEALFEKGKALQTKGDLKGAVQAWQPVYERAPNLENVGLLLGRAYVALGQRAAGLALIRKSLQARHQAAVGQALSMQLLNNAHSVPIHLKLAQFYLKTGNLPRAIIEFSEVCRLDPHNRVAMAELKNALHRAGRPITEWSLPTTATPKK, encoded by the coding sequence ATGAAGAGTGCACCCGACAAAAAGCGTCTACGGCTTCTACTGATTCTACTTGTCTTAGTGGCTTTTGGAGGCCTTATCACGCTGCCTTGGCAGATACGCATTCGGCAGCAGATCGCCCAGTTGCAACGACAAGAAAAACAGTGGCAAGCGATGCAGGTGGCGCACCAAAGAGCAACCGAAACCCTGCAGCAGGCAGCGCTGGCCGTAAACCTCCGCCCCAACGATCCAAAAACGCATGCGTTCTATGCCGACCTCTTACAACAACAGAACCGCTTTGCCGAAGCCGATACACAATGGCAGTTAGCCGTGCAGTTAGACTCACGAAACGCCGGCCTTCATGCTGCTTATGCCGACTGCCTAACGAAAGATAGGAAAGAGGATATGGCCCTGCTCGAATACGAGCGTGCTCTGGCGCTTGACCCCAACAATCTTCAAGCGATCCTTGGGCTTAGCTGGCTCTATCTGAAGCTAGGATGGAATCAGGACGCCATCTCTCTGCTAAAACATGCTTTAAAAGCACATTCTAACGTGGCACAACTGCATGTGGCTCTCGCTATCGCCTACTCCCAATCGCTAAGCCTTATCAAAGCCGAAAAAGAGCTGTTGTTTGCACGCCAACTCGCTCCAACCGACCCTACCGTACTCGGCTCGCTAGCCGAGGTCTACTCCCTTTCCGATAAGCCGAGTAAGGCGCTTACAGCACTTAACGAAGCGATCGCGCATGCCTCGAATCCCGATCCCCTATTGGTGCAACGCGCGAAGCTTTACAACACCTTGGGGCAACCAGATAGGGCGCTGCAAGATACGGATGCGGTGCTTCATCAGGAGCCGTATAACTTAGAAGCGCTTTTTGAGAAGGGAAAAGCGCTGCAAACCAAGGGGGATCTGAAGGGCGCGGTTCAGGCCTGGCAACCCGTTTATGAGCGCGCACCGAATTTGGAGAATGTGGGTCTGCTGCTTGGGCGAGCCTATGTCGCGTTGGGACAACGAGCGGCCGGTTTGGCGCTTATCCGCAAAAGCCTGCAGGCTCGTCATCAAGCTGCTGTTGGCCAAGCATTAAGTATGCAGCTTCTGAATAACGCGCATTCGGTGCCGATCCATCTTAAATTAGCTCAGTTCTACCTTAAAACAGGTAACTTGCCTCGTGCCATCATTGAGTTTAGCGAAGTGTGTCGGCTCGATCCTCATAATAGGGTTGCCATGGCAGAACTAAAGAACGCCCTACACCGAGCCGGTCGCCCTATAACGGAATGGTCGTTACCAACAACAGCGACGCCTAAGAAATGA
- a CDS encoding transglycosylase domain-containing protein, with protein MTKRAAKAASGQTKGSLRVSSAMRRSPRGRIKNLLALLFLMGELVVAALLIVGLAIFYRFSSDLPNVNLLSSQSLIPAATSIWSEDGVLLGTLQQINRKPVPLNEISPFLKDATIAIEDHRFYHHFGIDIKGILRAAYIDLTGGNPTREGASTLTQQLVRNVGIFGLNHQKSYARKIREALIAMRVEQLYSKDEILDLYLNNVYYGAGAYGVEAAARTYFGKSAADLDLSQAALLAGLPQLPSAYSPFSHPDRAIERRDEVLDAMLRYGYINRAQYEAAKSEQLHFATPPRTRKGYNFKAPYFVWYVLNDLIRRYGLDFVESGLKIQTTLNWKMQQAAEKALEQGLERASYTGANQGCLVCLDNSNGAIRAMVGGRSFLASQFNIVTQGLRQPGSTFKLFDYAAAFDTGKADLNTTFRDEPIVYPNSHKLVHDFENYTGRSMTCKEAIARSVNTIAVQVAELVGIKTVIAYAHRMGITTPIAPYYPSAIGASAVHPLDLCVAYSVVANNGILRKPMALLRVTDAEGNIVEEHFPQEQDGLLRKSTIDQLNEAFEAVVTEGTGVAARGDDSNGIVPNAHGKTGTTSDFRDAWFAGYTPELTTVIWCGRVHHGRYLPMSNGQGGVVCAPIWHDFMIKAVPIEQKYLAALNPAPPAPQPKPASPKPAPQTQPAQLQQPSTPSNNSTSSASPTTAAPTPSAPSSPLPSNSQSGGTSLNNTGSPIPPTPTNPSTPNSNDLLPSPQNVSTPPATNAPTPSHLAPNHIAAPPTPPKHKSDPMVTVTICVDSHEKATIWCPATITVQMPASQARKLKTCPLHKPPPGAG; from the coding sequence ATGACTAAGCGTGCAGCAAAAGCCGCTTCGGGGCAGACAAAAGGTAGTTTACGCGTCTCCTCTGCCATGCGGCGCAGCCCAAGGGGGCGCATTAAAAACCTTCTGGCTCTTCTCTTCCTTATGGGGGAGCTCGTTGTTGCCGCACTGCTCATCGTGGGGCTCGCGATCTTCTATCGCTTTTCAAGTGACCTACCCAACGTTAATCTGTTGTCCAGCCAATCCCTCATCCCCGCCGCCACCTCCATCTGGTCGGAAGATGGTGTACTCCTAGGCACCCTGCAACAGATCAACCGTAAACCGGTTCCCCTTAACGAGATCTCCCCCTTTCTGAAAGATGCTACTATCGCCATTGAAGACCATCGCTTCTATCATCATTTCGGTATAGATATCAAGGGCATCTTGCGCGCCGCCTACATTGACCTTACCGGAGGTAACCCCACCCGTGAAGGCGCCAGTACCCTGACCCAACAGCTCGTGCGCAATGTCGGCATCTTCGGCCTTAACCACCAAAAAAGCTATGCGCGCAAAATTCGTGAAGCCCTCATCGCAATGCGCGTCGAACAGCTCTATAGCAAAGATGAAATTCTCGATCTCTACCTCAATAACGTCTACTACGGAGCCGGCGCCTATGGAGTCGAAGCCGCTGCACGCACCTATTTTGGGAAGTCGGCTGCCGATCTCGATCTCTCTCAAGCCGCTCTGCTCGCCGGTCTGCCTCAACTCCCCTCTGCCTACTCGCCCTTCTCACATCCTGACCGCGCCATCGAACGGAGAGATGAGGTGCTCGACGCTATGCTCCGTTACGGCTACATCAACCGCGCTCAGTACGAAGCCGCAAAATCGGAGCAGCTCCATTTTGCGACACCTCCCCGCACGCGCAAGGGCTATAACTTCAAAGCACCCTATTTTGTCTGGTATGTTCTTAACGACCTCATCCGCCGATATGGCCTCGACTTCGTGGAATCGGGACTTAAAATTCAAACTACCCTTAACTGGAAGATGCAACAGGCGGCCGAAAAAGCGTTGGAGCAAGGGCTTGAGCGCGCCAGCTATACCGGTGCCAACCAGGGCTGTCTCGTCTGCCTCGATAACAGCAATGGAGCTATTCGCGCCATGGTAGGAGGCCGTAGTTTTCTGGCTAGCCAATTCAACATCGTCACCCAAGGACTCCGCCAGCCCGGCTCCACGTTCAAACTGTTCGACTACGCCGCCGCCTTCGATACCGGCAAAGCAGACCTTAATACTACTTTTCGCGATGAACCCATCGTCTATCCCAACAGCCATAAGCTTGTTCACGACTTCGAAAACTATACGGGCCGCAGTATGACCTGCAAAGAGGCCATTGCCCGCTCGGTAAATACCATTGCCGTGCAGGTGGCCGAGCTCGTGGGCATAAAAACGGTCATCGCCTACGCCCACCGCATGGGCATTACCACCCCTATCGCCCCCTACTATCCCTCTGCCATCGGTGCCTCCGCCGTCCATCCTCTCGATCTTTGTGTGGCCTACTCGGTGGTCGCCAACAACGGCATTCTGCGCAAACCGATGGCCTTACTGCGTGTAACCGATGCGGAAGGGAACATTGTAGAAGAACATTTCCCTCAAGAACAGGACGGGCTCCTGCGCAAATCCACCATCGATCAACTTAATGAAGCCTTTGAGGCGGTGGTAACCGAAGGAACGGGTGTGGCCGCTCGCGGCGATGATAGCAACGGCATCGTGCCCAATGCCCATGGGAAAACGGGCACCACCTCTGATTTCCGCGATGCCTGGTTCGCTGGCTACACGCCGGAGCTAACAACCGTTATCTGGTGCGGTAGAGTGCACCATGGGCGCTATCTGCCCATGAGTAACGGCCAAGGCGGTGTTGTGTGTGCCCCCATCTGGCACGACTTCATGATCAAAGCCGTGCCCATCGAGCAAAAATATCTTGCAGCGCTTAACCCCGCTCCGCCAGCTCCACAACCTAAACCCGCGTCCCCCAAACCGGCCCCCCAAACCCAACCGGCTCAGCTTCAGCAGCCCTCCACCCCTTCGAACAACTCCACATCGTCGGCCTCTCCCACCACCGCCGCCCCAACTCCGAGCGCGCCTTCATCCCCTCTGCCTTCTAACTCCCAGTCCGGCGGAACTTCGCTTAACAATACAGGTAGTCCGATACCTCCAACGCCCACAAATCCGTCTACCCCCAATTCAAACGATCTCCTCCCCTCCCCTCAAAACGTGTCTACACCCCCTGCGACCAACGCACCCACCCCATCTCACTTGGCTCCCAACCACATCGCCGCGCCCCCCACACCGCCCAAACATAAGTCCGACCCCATGGTAACCGTCACCATTTGTGTCGACTCGCATGAAAAGGCCACTATCTGGTGTCCCGCAACCATTACCGTGCAGATGCCGGCCTCCCAGGCCCGCAAACTTAAAACCTGCCCCCTTCATAAACCACCTCCTGGCGCTGGCTGA